The following proteins come from a genomic window of Methanocella conradii HZ254:
- a CDS encoding archaellin/type IV pilin N-terminal domain-containing protein yields MAKSNRVTQSNEGFTGLEAAIVLIAFVVVAAVFSYVMLGAGFFTSQKSKEVVHTGVDQATSSIELAGDIIGVGDPVTQNLTAVKITVQLTAGNNPVDINKTIISYRTTNTYNASVFDGSNPDEVQWITTVNEGTPNNLLEKYEKVQLTIPIIAAEQVGPNQKIVLEVKPPTGAILAIQGTTPAAIDPVMVLY; encoded by the coding sequence ATGGCAAAAAGCAATAGAGTTACACAAAGTAATGAAGGTTTCACCGGTCTAGAAGCCGCCATCGTATTGATAGCATTCGTGGTCGTTGCGGCAGTCTTCTCCTACGTTATGCTAGGGGCCGGCTTCTTCACGTCTCAGAAGAGCAAAGAAGTGGTGCACACTGGCGTCGATCAAGCAACCTCTTCGATAGAACTCGCAGGAGATATCATCGGCGTTGGCGATCCAGTGACGCAAAACTTAACTGCCGTTAAGATCACGGTGCAGCTGACCGCTGGTAACAACCCGGTAGACATAAACAAGACAATAATATCATACCGTACAACCAATACATACAATGCGTCGGTGTTTGACGGATCTAATCCGGACGAGGTACAGTGGATTACCACTGTTAATGAGGGAACTCCAAACAATTTGCTTGAGAAATATGAGAAAGTACAGTTAACTATACCAATAATTGCCGCTGAACAGGTCGGTCCTAACCAGAAGATAGTTCTAGAGGTCAAACCGCCAACTGGTGCAATTTTAGCTATCCAGGGTACAACACCAGCAGCTATTGACCCGGTAATGGTGCTTTATTAA